One window of Fusarium keratoplasticum isolate Fu6.1 chromosome 2, whole genome shotgun sequence genomic DNA carries:
- a CDS encoding PKS-ER domain-containing protein: MALKFNVFRGSPEGKIFSDSVERDLQPHEVFIETTHSGVCGTDKLYQPSGIALGHEGIGVVREVGSGVNTVKVGDRVGFGYTHEICGSCDNCCRDLDQYCRERKIYGFADTDNGSFSYGAVWDAKCVVPIPDGYDSADAAPLMCAGSTVWTVLTKYGVRCDDRVAVMGIGGLGHLAIKIAAAMGCQVVVLSSSESKREEAMEYGAAEYHVFKSGDEAPADFKPVKHLLLCGSANVDYASLVPLVDTDGIIYPLTASLEATPVPLTQFSLKGIRVQGSLVGSRDSTRKLLEFAARKNIKPTIMTYPLNEEGIESALHDLKEGKVRYRAVLVKE, encoded by the exons ATGGCTCTCAAGTTCAACGTCTTCCGCGGTTCCCCTGAGGGAAAGATCTTTTCCGACAGCGTTGAGCGCGATCTTCAGCCCCACGAGGTCTTTATCGAGACGACGCACTCTGGCGTCTGTGGAACGGATAAGCTCTACCAGCCGAGTGGCATTGCGCTAGGCCACGAGGGAATTGGTGTTGTTCGTGAGGTTGGCTCTGGGGTCAACACTGTCAAGGTTGGCGATAGAGTTGGTTTTGGGTATACGCATGAGATTTGCGGCAGCTGTGATAACTGCTGCAGAG ATCTGGATCAGTACTGCAGAGAGAGAAAGATTTATGGCTTTGCCGATACCGATAATGGATCCTTCAGCTACGGTGCCGTCTGGGACGCCAAGTGCGTTGTTCCCATCCCCGACGGCTACGACTCAGCCGACGCCGCTCCTCTCATGTGCGCCGGCTCAACCGTCTGGACCGTTCTCACCAAGTATGGCGTTCGCTGCGACGACCGCGTGGCCGTGATGGGCATCGGAGGTCTTGGCCACTTGGCCATCAAGATTGCCGCCGCCATGGGATGCCAGGTTGTCGTCCTATCGAGCTCCGAGTCAAAGAGGGAGGAGGCTATGGAGTATGGTGCTGCTGAGTACCATGTTTTCAAGTCTGGAGATGAGGCTCCGGCTGATTTCAAGCCTGTCAAGCACCTGCTTCTGTGCGGCAGCGCAAACGTTGACTACGCCAG CCTGGTTCCTCTTGTGGACACGGATGGCATCATTTACCCCCTCACAGCCAGCCTCGAAGCCACACCAGTCCCCCTGACCCAGTTCTCCCTCAAGGGAATCCGAGTCCAGGGCTCCCTGGTCGGCTCTCGCGACAGCACccgcaagctcctcgagtTTGCTGCCCGCAAGAACATTAAGCCTACAATCATGACATATCCTTTGAAcgaggagggcatcgagTCAGCTCTGCATGATCtgaaggagggcaaggttAGGTACAGGGCTGTTTTGGTTAAGGAGTAA
- a CDS encoding PAD domain-containing protein yields the protein MFLYLHLRHLLLALFLGINAVLATPNFNPQILADTNRDGIINRLDAANKHIWTSNRGAIFLPNIGDQQHRCPGVDLVKQSLSNFELAACNDASGDRLLTPEYAAPLKTLPLKNLSQNVIGSIYTTPKSALGRVRIFWQSQDSSDWSLVDPQITFNATSLAAGLTLAIDGRELVTDSSIWDGLVNITFSVTDGNATASDTVAMKQAPVLIHHHLQAPQVVLSTDGNVTSSTWQTSFIDSIQRTLDSLDQSLPFVLFNETGDIWAQDFLEPGYASMPGPGEPISIRVLLRSAQSGRAAGRQVFSRLRGPGIGGFQPGLGSGFGHEEINSGGNFETIPPYTSRTGVEYKSGRVITGKHFDKYPAESMVNFLEAQGVQKPLVLETGWLAVGHVDELVQFVPYDNELGFTIAIVDTLSAFSLLETAWKDGHGDAKVISYNGDMTPDNETIFIDPEVRNLTIKDLLNDKDFIAINDYAQSFINETLDLLLVEVPLPESDILRVPTLWKDVTYPWPNTPDGHPLRLNRAPPGERQVKSFFPQSINGLVLGHDYLTPKPWGPVINGRDILEEVVKDVYARANMTVWLIDDYMSHHVRGGEVHCGTNTLREKDVAWWE from the coding sequence ATGTTTTTATATCTTCACCTTCGGCATTTATTGCTGGCTCTTTTTCTTGGCATCAATGCCGTATTGGCCACGCCAAATTTCAACCCACAGATTCTGGCCGACACCAACCGtgacggcatcatcaaccgGCTCGATGCTGCAAACAAGCACATCTGGACTTCCAACCGCGGCGCGATATTCCTCCCCAACATAGGAGATCAGCAACATCGCTGTCCAGGTGTTGACCTTGTGAAGCAATCTCTCAGTAACTTTGAGCTGGCCGCCTGCAACGACGCATCCGGAGACCGTCTCCTCACCCCTGAATATGCAGCTCCTCTCAAGACTCTTCCGCTGAAGAACTTGAGCCAGAATGTTATCGGTTCTATCTACACTACTCCCAAGTCCGCCCTTGGCCGGGTTCGAATTTTCTGGCAGAGTCAAGATTCTTCAGACTGGTCCTTGGTCGACCCGCAGATCACCTTCAACGCGACAAGTCTTGCAGCAGGCCTCACCCTGGCCATCGACGGGCGAGAATTGGTGACTGACTCTTCGATTTGGGATGGACTTGTAAACATCACATTCAGCGTAACTGACGGGAACGCAACCGCAAGCGACACTGTGGCTATGAAACAGGCCCCCGTGCTGATCCATCACCACTTACAAGCCCCTCAAGTGGTTCTCAGTACCGATGGAAACGTCACCTCTTCGACTTGGCAGACCAGCTTCATCGACTCCATCCAACGCACCCTCGACAGTCTTGATCAAAGCCTTCCCTTCGTACTGTTCAACGAAACAGGTGACATCTGGGCCCAAGACTTTCTCGAACCTGGATACGCAAGCATGCCCGGCCCCGGCGAGCCAATCTCCATCCGCGTACTCTTGCGGTCTGCTCAGTCAGGACGCGCCGCAGGACGCCAAGTCTTTTCTCGCCTGCGAGGTCCTGGCATAGGAGGCTTCCAGCCAGGTCTCGGTTCAGGCTTTGGCCACGAGGAGATCAATTCTGGAGGCAACTTTGAGACTATCCCACCATACACCTCAAGAACGGGAGTCGAGTACAAGAGCGGACGAGTTATCACTGGGAAACACTTCGACAAATATCCAGCAGAGTCGATGGTCAATTTTTTGGAAGCTCAGGGTGTTCAGAAGCCATTGGTCCTCGAGACTGGGTGGCTTGCTGTCGGACATGTCGACGAACTGGTTCAATTCGTTCCATACGACAACGAACTTGGCTTTACCATTGCTATCGTTGATACACTTTCAGCTTTCAGTCTCTTGGAGACGGCTTGGAAAGacggccatggtgatgcaAAAGTCATCAGTTACAATGGAGACATGACACCCGACAACGaaaccatcttcatcgatcCAGAGGTCCGGAATCTTACAATCAAAGATTTACTCAACGACAAAGACTTTATCGCCATTAACGACTACGCACagagcttcatcaacgaAACCCTCGACCTCCTTCTTGTAGAAGTTCCCCTGCCCGAGTCAGATATCCTCCGCGTCCCTACGCTCTGGAAAGACGTCACCTATCCCTGGCCCAACACCCCAGATGGCCATCCTCTACGTCTCAACAGGGCTCCTCCGGGAGAACGCCAGGTCAAGTCCTTCTTTCCACAGTCTATCAATGGGTTGGTCCTCGGACATGACTACCTGACGCCCAAGCCGTGGGGTCCTGTCATTAACGGCCGGGATAttctcgaggaggttgtTAAAGACGTGTATGCCAGGGCCAATATGACGGTTTGGCTGATCGATGATTACATGTCTCATCATGTTCGAGGTGGAGAGGTTCACTGTGGGACGAACACTttgagggagaaggacgTTGCATGGTGGGAGTAA